In one Streptomyces sp. NBC_00597 genomic region, the following are encoded:
- a CDS encoding acyl carrier protein — MTMTVNETVNETAHLTAQLTATALTELVVSIYRETLGVADLDEQSDFYEWGGDSLAAFRITARIEEALGAEVPVALVFAYPSPADLADVVHADFVRA; from the coding sequence ATGACCATGACCGTGAACGAGACCGTGAACGAGACCGCGCACCTGACCGCGCAGCTGACCGCCACCGCCCTGACCGAGCTGGTCGTGTCCATCTACCGGGAGACGCTGGGGGTGGCCGACCTCGACGAGCAGAGCGACTTCTACGAGTGGGGCGGCGATTCTCTGGCCGCGTTCCGGATCACCGCACGGATCGAAGAGGCACTGGGGGCCGAGGTCCCGGTGGCGCTGGTCTTCGCCTACCCGTCGCCCGCGGACCTCGCCGACGTCGTCCACGCCGACTTCGTCCGGGCATGA
- a CDS encoding threonine/serine dehydratase: MRVPLGPADVAAAAARIAGHVRRTPLLPGLPAPERRRVGWRLLLKAEHLQYGGSFKLRGAANAVLALGARRIVTGSSGNHGIALARLAASLGAELTVVLAGGAHPAKIALIRALGGRTVGVPGGVAERDARAQALAEETGAVLVPSSDHELVVAGQGTVGLEILAEAPDVETVYVPTGGGGLLAGVCLAAYGHPVRVVGVEPAGTPRYARSLAAGHPVRLPPGDTVADGLRGQQPGAVPYPIIRDRVDDLMTVSDAEVLAAAALLRRRGFEAEPSGAVALAGAIRAGRGTGRSVAVVSGGNTTAALTAAAAAAAASPSHRATRTTHTARSLFEEIS, translated from the coding sequence GTGCGCGTCCCGCTCGGTCCGGCCGACGTGGCGGCCGCCGCCGCGCGGATCGCCGGCCACGTGCGCCGCACACCGCTGCTGCCGGGGCTGCCCGCGCCCGAGCGGCGCCGGGTCGGATGGCGACTGCTGCTGAAGGCCGAACACCTCCAGTACGGCGGGTCGTTCAAGTTGCGCGGGGCCGCGAACGCCGTCCTGGCGCTCGGAGCCCGGCGGATCGTCACCGGCTCCTCCGGCAACCACGGAATCGCCTTGGCCCGGCTGGCCGCCTCGCTGGGCGCGGAGCTGACCGTGGTGCTGGCGGGCGGGGCGCACCCCGCCAAGATCGCCCTGATCCGGGCCCTCGGCGGGCGGACGGTCGGCGTGCCGGGCGGCGTCGCCGAACGCGACGCCCGGGCGCAGGCGCTGGCCGAGGAGACGGGCGCGGTCCTCGTGCCTTCCTCCGACCACGAACTGGTGGTCGCCGGGCAGGGCACGGTCGGCCTGGAGATCCTCGCCGAGGCACCCGACGTCGAGACCGTGTACGTGCCGACCGGCGGGGGCGGGCTGCTCGCGGGGGTGTGCCTCGCCGCGTACGGGCACCCGGTGCGGGTGGTGGGCGTCGAGCCCGCCGGTACCCCCCGCTACGCCCGGTCCCTGGCCGCGGGGCACCCCGTACGGCTGCCGCCCGGTGACACCGTCGCCGACGGGCTGCGCGGCCAGCAGCCGGGAGCCGTGCCCTATCCGATCATCCGGGACCGGGTCGACGACCTGATGACCGTGTCCGACGCGGAGGTCCTCGCCGCTGCCGCGCTGCTGCGACGGCGCGGGTTCGAGGCCGAGCCCTCCGGTGCGGTCGCGCTGGCCGGGGCGATCCGAGCGGGCCGCGGCACCGGCCGCTCCGTCGCCGTCGTGTCGGGCGGCAACACCACCGCGGCCCTGACGGCGGCCGCCGCGGCCGCCGCCGCCTCCCCTTCCCACCGCGCCACCCGCACCACCCACACCGCCCGTTCGCTCTTCGAGGAGATCTCATGA
- a CDS encoding amino acid adenylation domain-containing protein, with translation MRTFVDDIAAHAARTPGRIAVTTPTGEVTYGELIARIDALAAVLRARGARPERVCAVAVERGVDAVVGPAAVVRSGAAFLGLDPEQPPARLAALVRSGGADMLLTSSALAGRLDLPVPGTPVLLDRPGSVAGEEPGAGGPLGGRALAYVSHTSGSTGEPSAVLVEHAGLDSYLRFVARDYGLGPDTVALQVAPLGYDASLRDTFAPLLAGGRLVVVPRSALLRPEEFGAAVREHRVTALLSVTPSFLAFLAGQPDASGLLAGVRVVVSSGESLRPFLTAGGRALVPGSLVNQYGPTECTMTSTRYPVPAEPDVVSDLVGTPIDGVVVHLLDSGLSPVPEGAVGEVCIGGVGVARGYRGLPARTAECFVPDPLGPPGARMYRTGDLASRGPEGLEYLGRRDRQVKIRGYRVDPAEVEGALLAHPGVTGAVVTSDTDAQGRVFLVAHLTGDLEDVKDAALRTHLGATLPPHLMPRRFARLAELPTTRGGKADRRALSQTGGRP, from the coding sequence ATGCGGACCTTCGTCGACGACATCGCCGCGCACGCCGCCCGCACGCCCGGCCGGATCGCGGTGACCACCCCGACCGGCGAGGTGACGTACGGGGAGCTCATCGCCCGTATCGACGCGCTTGCGGCGGTGCTGCGGGCGCGCGGCGCCCGCCCGGAAAGGGTGTGCGCGGTGGCCGTGGAGCGCGGCGTCGACGCCGTGGTCGGGCCGGCCGCGGTGGTGCGCTCGGGGGCGGCGTTCCTCGGCCTCGACCCGGAGCAGCCGCCGGCCCGGCTGGCGGCGCTGGTCCGCAGTGGCGGCGCCGACATGCTGCTGACCTCCTCGGCCCTGGCGGGCCGGCTCGACCTGCCGGTTCCGGGGACTCCCGTACTGCTGGACCGCCCGGGGAGCGTGGCCGGGGAGGAGCCGGGGGCCGGCGGGCCGCTCGGCGGGCGGGCGCTCGCGTACGTCAGCCACACCTCCGGGAGCACCGGGGAACCCAGCGCCGTGCTCGTCGAGCACGCCGGTCTGGACTCCTATCTACGGTTCGTCGCCCGCGACTACGGCCTCGGGCCGGACACGGTGGCGCTGCAAGTGGCCCCGCTGGGCTACGACGCCTCCCTGCGGGACACGTTCGCCCCGCTGCTGGCGGGCGGGCGGCTGGTGGTGGTGCCGCGTTCGGCGCTGCTGCGGCCCGAGGAGTTCGGGGCCGCCGTGCGCGAGCACCGGGTGACCGCGCTGCTGAGCGTGACGCCGTCCTTCCTGGCCTTCCTTGCCGGGCAGCCGGACGCGTCCGGGCTGCTCGCGGGGGTACGGGTGGTGGTGTCCAGCGGTGAGTCGCTGCGGCCCTTCCTGACCGCCGGAGGGCGGGCCCTGGTGCCGGGGTCACTGGTCAACCAGTACGGGCCGACCGAGTGCACGATGACCTCGACCCGGTACCCCGTACCGGCCGAGCCGGACGTCGTGAGCGACCTCGTCGGCACGCCGATCGACGGCGTGGTGGTCCACCTGCTGGACTCGGGGCTGTCGCCGGTGCCCGAGGGGGCCGTCGGGGAGGTCTGCATCGGCGGCGTGGGCGTGGCCCGGGGCTACCGCGGGCTGCCCGCCCGTACGGCCGAGTGCTTCGTCCCCGACCCGCTCGGGCCGCCGGGGGCGAGGATGTACCGGACGGGCGACCTGGCGAGCCGGGGCCCGGAGGGGCTGGAGTACCTGGGTCGCCGCGACCGGCAGGTCAAGATCCGTGGATACCGGGTGGACCCGGCCGAGGTCGAGGGCGCACTGCTCGCCCATCCCGGGGTCACGGGGGCGGTGGTCACCTCCGACACCGACGCCCAGGGGCGGGTGTTCCTGGTCGCGCACCTCACCGGGGACCTGGAGGACGTGAAGGACGCCGCGCTGCGCACCCACCTGGGCGCCACGCTGCCCCCGCACCTGATGCCGCGCCGCTTCGCGCGGCTGGCGGAACTGCCCACCACCCGCGGCGGGAAGGCCGACCGCCGCGCCCTGTCACAGACCGGAGGCCGGCCATGA
- a CDS encoding lantibiotic dehydratase — translation MSDTPETVHLPTGGWRLWEHFALRGPGFPAEGVLRMAPPGLALAAAKFGPGDQLAGPDWEAFTGAFDTGAVRTAGLLQDIAASPRFRAAVAWQNPAVLRTGIAPFLNWTPTAAGRTSMPRQREELVAHYWQRFCVKNDTIGFFGPVGWGRWDLTTDGVRVDPGSGGFLADSRVYFASWAIDALAKSLNADPALRAWIPPRRVSFVRAEGLSVHLPGRPPQPIGESARAVLDLCDGTRPVAGIAGQLGIPVAEATETVQWLLAKRWVHWRLDVPTGTYPERELRAVLERIGDPALREPALEKLAVLERGRDAVQAAGQNAEALTSAIGALEADFAALTATDAQRSKGARTAPCRGLVYSDARRAATATLGTALLDELTPLAQCLTAARWMTNRFAERVVTRLREVYERLSAAGPVDLGAMWLGCLPSPYPEAGRDLDAVQAELREKWARILAVPEGARRVRVSSADIAERVRAEFEEPGAGWSLARYFSPDVLLLAEDADAVARGDFEMVLGEMHSALNTMGASLFVHQHPDRDELIAETTRDFPGPRLLPMLPKELPLKWSTRSRPSLDRPQDYYVSLVDDTGDPHRPRTVLCADVTVEDRGGRLTAVLPDGAAFDLLDVYANTLTQQVMDRFTLRPEGDHTPRISIDKMVVARETWAFPASELAFADEKSEAKRYVRARHWREEHDLPRFVFVVSPTEPRPFYVDFDSPVYLSILAKAARRLARKDPGAKLKVSEMLPTPEQAWLTDDRGDTFTSELRFVAVDQTAVDRTAVDRTAGGGA, via the coding sequence ATGTCGGACACCCCAGAGACCGTGCACCTGCCCACCGGCGGGTGGCGGTTGTGGGAGCACTTCGCACTCCGCGGTCCGGGTTTCCCGGCCGAGGGGGTCCTGCGCATGGCCCCGCCCGGACTCGCCCTGGCCGCCGCCAAGTTCGGGCCGGGCGACCAGCTCGCCGGACCGGACTGGGAGGCGTTCACCGGGGCCTTCGACACCGGCGCGGTGCGCACCGCCGGCCTGCTCCAGGACATCGCGGCCTCGCCGCGCTTCCGGGCCGCCGTGGCCTGGCAGAACCCGGCGGTGCTGCGCACCGGGATCGCCCCGTTCCTGAACTGGACGCCGACCGCGGCGGGCCGGACCAGCATGCCCCGCCAGCGCGAAGAGCTGGTGGCGCACTACTGGCAGCGGTTCTGCGTCAAGAACGACACCATCGGGTTCTTCGGACCCGTCGGCTGGGGCCGCTGGGACCTGACCACCGACGGCGTCCGCGTCGACCCCGGCAGCGGCGGGTTCCTCGCCGACTCGCGGGTCTATTTCGCCAGTTGGGCCATCGACGCGCTGGCCAAGTCGTTGAACGCCGATCCTGCGCTGCGTGCGTGGATACCGCCGCGCCGGGTGTCCTTCGTACGGGCCGAGGGCCTGTCCGTGCACCTGCCGGGTCGGCCGCCGCAGCCCATCGGCGAGAGCGCCCGCGCCGTACTGGACCTGTGCGACGGGACCCGTCCGGTGGCCGGGATCGCCGGGCAGCTGGGCATCCCGGTGGCGGAGGCGACCGAGACGGTGCAGTGGCTGCTGGCCAAGCGGTGGGTGCACTGGCGGCTCGACGTGCCGACGGGCACCTACCCGGAGCGGGAACTGCGGGCCGTCCTGGAGCGGATCGGCGATCCGGCGCTGCGGGAACCGGCCCTGGAGAAGCTGGCCGTCCTGGAGCGCGGCCGGGACGCCGTGCAGGCGGCCGGACAGAACGCCGAGGCGCTGACCTCGGCGATCGGCGCCCTGGAGGCGGACTTCGCGGCACTGACCGCCACCGACGCGCAGCGCTCCAAGGGCGCGCGGACCGCGCCGTGCCGGGGGCTCGTGTACTCCGACGCCCGGCGTGCGGCGACGGCGACCCTGGGCACCGCCCTGCTGGACGAGCTGACCCCGCTCGCGCAGTGTCTGACCGCGGCGCGCTGGATGACGAACCGGTTCGCCGAGCGGGTGGTGACCCGGCTGCGCGAGGTGTACGAGCGGCTGAGCGCGGCCGGTCCGGTGGACCTGGGCGCGATGTGGCTGGGCTGTCTGCCGTCGCCGTACCCGGAGGCGGGCCGCGACCTCGACGCCGTCCAGGCGGAGCTGCGGGAGAAATGGGCGCGGATCCTGGCGGTGCCCGAGGGGGCGCGCCGGGTACGGGTGTCCTCGGCGGACATCGCGGAGCGGGTGCGCGCGGAGTTCGAGGAGCCCGGCGCGGGCTGGTCACTGGCCCGCTACTTCAGCCCGGACGTACTGCTGCTCGCCGAGGACGCGGACGCGGTGGCGCGCGGGGACTTCGAGATGGTGCTGGGCGAGATGCACAGCGCGCTCAACACGATGGGCGCCTCCCTCTTCGTCCACCAGCATCCCGACCGCGACGAGCTGATCGCCGAGACCACCCGTGACTTCCCCGGTCCGCGGCTGCTGCCGATGCTGCCCAAGGAGCTGCCGCTCAAGTGGTCGACGCGCAGCAGGCCTTCGCTGGACCGGCCGCAGGACTACTACGTCTCCCTGGTCGACGACACCGGTGACCCGCACCGCCCGCGCACCGTCCTGTGCGCCGACGTCACGGTGGAGGACCGCGGCGGCCGGCTGACGGCGGTGCTGCCCGACGGTGCCGCGTTCGACCTGCTCGACGTGTACGCGAACACCCTGACCCAGCAGGTCATGGACCGGTTCACGCTGCGCCCCGAGGGCGACCACACCCCGCGGATCAGCATCGACAAGATGGTGGTGGCGCGCGAGACGTGGGCCTTCCCGGCGTCCGAACTGGCCTTCGCGGACGAGAAGTCCGAGGCCAAGCGGTATGTGAGGGCCCGGCACTGGCGGGAGGAACACGACCTGCCGCGCTTCGTGTTCGTGGTCTCCCCGACCGAACCCCGTCCGTTCTACGTGGACTTCGACAGCCCGGTGTACCTGAGCATCCTCGCGAAGGCCGCGCGCAGGCTGGCCCGCAAGGATCCCGGGGCCAAGCTGAAGGTCAGCGAGATGCTGCCCACGCCGGAGCAGGCCTGGCTGACCGATGACCGGGGCGACACGTTCACCTCGGAGCTGCGCTTCGTCGCCGTCGACCAGACGGCGGTCGACCGGACCGCGGTCGACCGGACCGCGGGCGGAGGAGCGTGA
- a CDS encoding MbtH family NRPS accessory protein, which translates to MSDTDENGYRVVRNDEEQYSIWRADRELPAGWHAEGTTGTRQECLDHIAEVWTDMRPLSLRRRMASA; encoded by the coding sequence ATGAGTGACACCGACGAGAACGGCTACCGGGTCGTGCGCAACGACGAGGAGCAGTACTCCATCTGGCGTGCGGACCGGGAACTGCCGGCGGGCTGGCACGCCGAGGGCACGACGGGCACCCGGCAGGAGTGCCTCGACCACATCGCGGAGGTGTGGACGGACATGCGTCCGCTGAGCCTGCGCCGCCGCATGGCGAGCGCCTGA
- a CDS encoding NAD-dependent epimerase/dehydratase family protein has protein sequence MTAGRSDGLRVAVTGASGFCGGHVARAAAARGAEVVCPGRRPGPVGEHRSWDAARALPDLAGVDVVVHCAAAVGDPAPGSPAEAQMYAVNVGGTERLLRAAGGRPVVWVSSASVYDPRRDRSLVDEDHPRAGQLNAYGRTKAAGEALALAAGAVALRPRAVYGPGDGTLLPRLLSRVRAGTLLLPGPDVPLSLTAVENLADAALAAAGWAPGAYNVADAAPYARDAAVRRVLRAHGVVARIRHLPVGVARTAARAAELLARGGEPALSRYAVDQLAHPVVLDLTRAGAQGWTPHRTLDDYLTTLAPGPAHGPGEVSAR, from the coding sequence GTGACCGCCGGCCGCAGCGACGGGCTGCGGGTGGCCGTGACCGGGGCGAGCGGGTTCTGCGGGGGCCACGTGGCGCGGGCGGCCGCGGCCCGCGGGGCCGAGGTGGTGTGCCCGGGGCGGCGGCCCGGGCCCGTCGGGGAGCACCGGTCCTGGGACGCGGCCCGCGCCCTGCCGGACCTGGCCGGGGTCGACGTCGTCGTGCACTGCGCGGCGGCGGTCGGCGACCCGGCGCCCGGCTCCCCGGCCGAGGCGCAGATGTACGCCGTCAACGTCGGCGGCACCGAACGGCTGCTGCGGGCCGCCGGGGGCCGGCCCGTGGTCTGGGTCAGCAGTGCCAGCGTCTACGATCCGCGCCGCGACCGCAGCCTGGTCGACGAGGACCATCCGCGCGCCGGGCAGTTGAACGCCTACGGCCGCACCAAGGCGGCGGGCGAGGCCCTCGCGCTGGCCGCGGGGGCGGTCGCGCTGCGGCCGCGGGCCGTCTACGGCCCCGGCGACGGGACGCTGCTGCCGCGGCTGCTCTCCCGGGTGAGGGCCGGGACCCTGCTGCTGCCGGGGCCGGACGTACCGCTCAGCCTGACGGCGGTGGAGAACCTGGCCGACGCCGCGCTGGCGGCGGCCGGCTGGGCGCCCGGCGCGTACAACGTGGCCGACGCGGCGCCCTACGCGCGCGACGCGGCCGTGCGCCGGGTGCTGCGCGCGCACGGCGTCGTGGCCCGCATCCGGCACCTACCCGTCGGGGTGGCCCGTACGGCGGCCCGCGCCGCGGAGCTGCTCGCGCGGGGCGGCGAACCGGCCCTGAGCCGCTACGCGGTGGACCAGCTGGCGCACCCGGTGGTCCTGGACCTGACCCGGGCCGGCGCCCAGGGCTGGACCCCGCACCGCACCCTGGACGACTACCTGACCACGCTCGCCCCCGGCCCCGCCCACGGCCCCGGGGAGGTGTCCGCCCGCTAG
- a CDS encoding cytochrome P450 — protein MYVRSHPLLFALLAATRGRPVRRLGGTLLVHGEAAYREALTRLPLDRTAAGTTGGAARAALSGSTDPDAGGGGVLFDQDGSGHRADRRDLAEELGAAGVAQLRTAWQPLLARGLAPLVRGAEVDVVALARELSGAVVCRLLGSDADPAAVATAAAAAAAASVRTHLPGPPRPGARASAARTAHALQQLLAPAPAPATDAPFAGRPARTASGRPPGGPAIEESQAPPGESAAALPPSGDAAESGGRRAAAGRPGRSGTDPALAAMVAVAAVNTTVAALPRAVAWCADAGLWDQAADPVLRPRLVDELLRVTAASPLLPRAAAADGTVGGCPVRGGDRLLLVTRHAAQAHRRDPDALAPADPARAHLVFGAGPHACPGARLARAQLADALAALAPFRPVVSRARVDRRAALPGWRVLTVKAAS, from the coding sequence GTGTACGTACGCAGCCACCCGCTGCTGTTCGCGCTGCTCGCCGCCACGCGCGGGCGGCCCGTACGGCGGCTCGGGGGGACGCTGCTGGTGCACGGGGAGGCAGCGTACCGGGAGGCACTGACCCGGCTGCCGCTCGACCGTACGGCGGCCGGCACCACCGGCGGCGCGGCCCGCGCCGCGCTCTCCGGTTCGACGGACCCGGACGCGGGAGGGGGCGGTGTGCTGTTCGACCAGGACGGCAGCGGGCACCGGGCGGACCGGCGGGACCTCGCGGAGGAGCTCGGCGCGGCCGGGGTGGCGCAACTGCGCACGGCGTGGCAGCCGTTGCTGGCGCGCGGGCTGGCTCCGCTCGTGCGGGGCGCCGAGGTCGACGTGGTCGCGCTCGCGCGGGAGCTGTCGGGGGCGGTGGTGTGCCGGCTACTGGGCTCGGACGCGGATCCGGCGGCGGTGGCGACGGCTGCGGCGGCCGCAGCCGCGGCATCGGTGCGCACCCACCTGCCGGGCCCGCCCCGCCCGGGAGCCAGGGCGTCGGCCGCCCGCACGGCCCACGCCCTCCAACAGCTCCTCGCCCCGGCGCCGGCACCGGCGACCGACGCCCCGTTCGCCGGCCGGCCGGCCCGGACCGCGTCGGGGCGTCCGCCGGGCGGCCCGGCGATCGAGGAGTCCCAGGCCCCGCCGGGGGAGAGCGCCGCGGCGCTGCCGCCGTCGGGCGACGCCGCGGAGTCCGGCGGCAGGAGGGCGGCCGCCGGGCGGCCGGGCCGGAGCGGGACGGACCCGGCGCTCGCCGCGATGGTGGCGGTGGCCGCCGTCAACACCACCGTGGCCGCGCTGCCGCGGGCGGTGGCGTGGTGCGCCGACGCCGGTCTGTGGGACCAGGCCGCGGACCCGGTGCTGCGCCCGCGGCTGGTCGACGAGCTGCTGCGGGTCACGGCGGCCTCGCCGCTGCTGCCCCGCGCGGCGGCGGCCGACGGCACGGTCGGCGGCTGCCCGGTCCGCGGCGGCGACCGGCTGCTGCTGGTCACCCGGCATGCGGCGCAGGCGCACCGCCGCGACCCGGACGCCCTCGCCCCGGCCGATCCGGCACGGGCCCACCTGGTGTTCGGCGCCGGGCCGCACGCCTGCCCCGGCGCCCGCCTGGCCCGTGCCCAGCTGGCCGACGCCCTGGCGGCCCTGGCGCCGTTCCGGCCGGTGGTGAGCCGCGCCCGGGTCGACCGCCGGGCCGCCCTGCCGGGCTGGCGCGTACTGACCGTGAAGGCAGCCTCGTGA
- a CDS encoding class I adenylate-forming enzyme family protein has protein sequence MLDRLDHALRTRPERAAVLTATRTGATRVRATRGELVELADAFAAALHARGLRAGDTVGVAVRPGPRALAVLLALWRLGLRGAVLDPGAGPDVLRARLALAAPSLVLADAAAQAVAGWARPLARRARLALPDLTSLGAPVATVGRRLPGCAPALDLGAARSGVPGQGRPAHGDPDADAVIVFTSGTTSRPRAVVHTRASLAAGMECVCALFGADPARAGDPVLGGTFFVLVPSLTHGAPVALPARSPAVLARQLHRLRPRDTYLTPPQLRDALASGARFRGRVWTGSAPASAELLSRVRGAGAEEAWGVYALTELFPAAAVEAREKAAYEGPGDLVGAPLPGVAAKPDDDGQLLLAGAAARHRYLGEEPEPWVRTGDRGRLDGAGRIVLEGRSKDMVLRRAENIYPGLYEPALHVPGVELAVLVGIPAGRGAESVGDERLVALVQPQPGASEPGLRAALAGPLERMGSARPDAVLFARIPLAGRSRKPDRAAAASLAAARMAPRGTR, from the coding sequence ATGCTCGACCGACTCGACCACGCGCTGCGCACCCGCCCCGAGCGGGCCGCCGTGCTCACCGCCACCCGCACCGGGGCCACCCGGGTCCGTGCCACCCGCGGCGAACTCGTCGAACTGGCCGACGCGTTCGCCGCCGCACTGCACGCGCGCGGACTGCGCGCAGGGGACACCGTCGGCGTCGCCGTCCGGCCCGGCCCCCGGGCGCTGGCCGTACTGCTCGCGCTGTGGCGGCTCGGGCTGCGCGGGGCCGTGCTCGACCCGGGCGCGGGACCCGATGTGCTGCGCGCCCGGCTGGCGCTGGCCGCGCCCTCGCTGGTCCTCGCCGACGCGGCCGCCCAGGCCGTCGCGGGCTGGGCGCGCCCGCTGGCCCGGCGGGCCCGGCTGGCCCTACCGGACCTGACCTCGCTGGGTGCGCCCGTGGCCACCGTCGGGCGGCGGCTGCCCGGCTGCGCGCCCGCGCTGGACCTGGGCGCCGCGCGCTCCGGGGTTCCCGGGCAGGGGCGTCCGGCGCACGGGGACCCCGACGCCGATGCGGTGATCGTCTTCACCTCCGGTACCACCTCGCGGCCCCGGGCCGTGGTGCACACCCGGGCGAGCCTGGCCGCCGGGATGGAGTGCGTCTGCGCGCTGTTCGGCGCCGACCCGGCCCGGGCGGGCGATCCGGTGCTCGGCGGCACCTTCTTCGTCCTCGTCCCCTCCCTCACGCACGGCGCCCCGGTCGCCCTGCCTGCCCGGTCCCCCGCAGTCCTCGCCCGGCAGCTGCACCGGCTGCGGCCGCGGGACACCTACCTGACCCCGCCGCAACTGCGGGACGCCCTGGCCTCCGGGGCCCGCTTCAGGGGACGGGTGTGGACGGGCTCGGCACCGGCGAGCGCCGAACTGCTGTCCCGGGTGCGGGGCGCCGGCGCCGAGGAGGCGTGGGGGGTGTACGCGCTCACCGAGCTGTTCCCGGCCGCCGCGGTCGAGGCCCGGGAGAAGGCGGCGTACGAGGGTCCCGGCGACCTGGTCGGAGCCCCACTGCCCGGTGTGGCGGCCAAGCCGGACGACGACGGCCAGCTGCTGCTGGCGGGGGCCGCGGCCCGGCACCGCTACCTGGGCGAGGAGCCCGAGCCGTGGGTGCGTACGGGAGACCGGGGGCGGCTGGACGGCGCGGGCCGCATCGTCCTCGAAGGCAGGAGCAAGGACATGGTGCTGCGCAGGGCCGAGAACATCTACCCGGGTCTGTACGAGCCCGCGCTGCACGTGCCGGGGGTGGAACTGGCCGTGCTGGTCGGCATCCCGGCGGGCCGCGGTGCCGAGTCGGTGGGCGACGAGCGGCTGGTGGCCCTCGTACAGCCGCAGCCCGGGGCGTCCGAGCCGGGGCTGCGCGCCGCCCTGGCGGGGCCGCTGGAGCGGATGGGCTCCGCCCGACCCGACGCCGTGCTGTTCGCGCGGATCCCGCTCGCCGGGCGCTCCCGCAAACCCGACCGGGCGGCGGCCGCATCGCTCGCGGCGGCCCGGATGGCGCCGAGGGGGACCCGGTGA
- a CDS encoding glycosyltransferase, which translates to MTGPLWVVVPAHQEEARLGDTLRALAAQRDRDFTLLVVDNASADGTADIAREFAARAPFPVEVIEESEKGVGSAVDTGFRYAIGRGAGLLARTDADCLPRPGWTGAARAALTARPGLVCGRVTARRDEHGPLGRAGFAGLVRLAALFGRLRPEHARRNGFRAPYRMHAGNNMAITAELYLAVGGMPRRPSPTDRLFLNAVRRHTDRISHCRRMVVENSTRRLKAYGLAGTARWYLDQGSGTHGTDPR; encoded by the coding sequence GTGACCGGGCCGCTGTGGGTGGTCGTCCCCGCCCATCAGGAGGAGGCCCGGCTGGGCGACACCCTGCGGGCGCTGGCCGCCCAGCGCGACCGGGATTTCACGCTGCTGGTCGTCGACAACGCCTCCGCGGACGGCACGGCGGACATCGCCCGGGAGTTCGCCGCCCGCGCGCCGTTCCCGGTCGAGGTGATCGAGGAATCGGAGAAGGGCGTCGGCTCCGCCGTCGACACCGGGTTCCGGTACGCGATCGGCCGGGGCGCGGGCCTGCTCGCCCGCACCGACGCCGACTGCCTGCCGCGGCCCGGTTGGACGGGCGCGGCGCGCGCCGCGCTCACGGCCCGCCCGGGTCTGGTGTGCGGGCGCGTCACCGCCCGGCGCGACGAACACGGGCCGCTCGGCCGGGCCGGTTTCGCGGGGCTGGTGCGGCTCGCCGCACTGTTCGGGCGGCTGCGGCCGGAGCACGCGCGGCGCAACGGGTTCCGCGCCCCGTACCGGATGCACGCGGGCAACAACATGGCCATCACCGCCGAGCTGTACCTCGCCGTCGGCGGGATGCCGCGGCGGCCCTCGCCCACCGACCGGCTCTTCCTCAACGCCGTGCGCCGGCACACCGACCGGATCTCGCACTGCCGGCGGATGGTCGTGGAGAACTCCACCCGCCGGCTGAAGGCGTACGGGCTCGCCGGCACGGCCCGCTGGTACCTCGACCAGGGCAGCGGCACCCACGGAACGGACCCCCGCTGA